The Candidatus Nanopelagicales bacterium DNA segment TCTACAACATTCCGAAGGTCCTGCACTCCGAAGGTCTGGACGCCTATGTCGTGCGCCGGCTCGGCCTACCTTTCAGGGACGTCGACTGGACCGACTGGGACGACCTGCTGCGCCGAGTCCACAACCCTGCCCACGAAGTCAACGTCGCCCTTGTCGGCAAGTACGTGGACCTTCCGGACGCTTACTTGTCGGTCACCGAAGCTCTACGCGCCGGCGGGTTCCACCACGACTGCCGCGCCAACATCCACTGGGTCACCAGCGATGACTGTGCCACGGTGGACGGCGCGGCCTCGAAGCTAGCGGGAATGGACGCCATCTGCGTGCCTGGCGGGTTCGGCGTCAGGGGTATCGACGGCAAGGTCGGGGCGTTGCGCTACGGCCGCGAGAACGGCATCCCGACCCTGGGCCTGTGCCTCGGCTTGCAGTGCATGGTGATCGAGTACGCGCGCAACGTGTGCGGCTGGTCCGACGCCAACTCCGCTGAGTTCGACGAGGCAACCTCGCACCCGGTCGTCGCCACCATGGCCGAACAGCGCGACGTTGTCGCCGGGAACCGGGACATGGGCGGCACCATGAGGCTTGGCCTATACCCGGCGAAGCTCGCTGAAGGTTCCCTGGTCGCCGAGATCTACGCCGCTCCCTACGTCGATGAACGCCACCGACACCGCTACGAAGTCAACAACGCCTACCGGCTGGAACTGGAGGCGCGCGGGCTGGACATGTCTGGGACTTCACCCGACGGGCGTCTAGTGGAGTTCGTGGAGCTGCCGCGCTCGGTCCATCCCTTCTACGTCGGAACCCAGGCTCATCCCGAATTCCGTTCACGACCCGCCCGAGCTCATCCACTTTTCGCGGGCCTGATCGCAGCAGCTTTGGTCAAGCGGACCGCCGACAAGGCCCCGCTGGCCGTCGAAGCCCGCCTCAAATGAGGCAGGAGATCCACGACCTCTTCGCCCCCCAGCCTGTGGTCGAGCGCTGGGAGCGTTTCGATGGACGTTGCTGGGCGGTTCGCTCGGACGAAGTCTCGCTGCCTAGCGGGGAGACCGTCGTCCGCGACTATGT contains these protein-coding regions:
- a CDS encoding CTP synthase, producing the protein MGDGRTRHVFVTGGVASSLGKGLTASSLGNLLRARGLRVTMQKLDPYLNVDPGTMNPFQHGEVFVTDDGAETDLDVGHYERFLDTNLHGSANVTTGQVYSTVIARERRGEYLGGTVQVIPHITNEIKSRIRHMAADDIDVVITEVGGTVGDIESLPFLEAVRQVRHEIGRDNVFFLHVSLLPYIGPSGEQKTKPTQHSVAALRSIGIQPDAIVLRADREVPPSIKRKISLMCDVETEAVVAAPDASSIYNIPKVLHSEGLDAYVVRRLGLPFRDVDWTDWDDLLRRVHNPAHEVNVALVGKYVDLPDAYLSVTEALRAGGFHHDCRANIHWVTSDDCATVDGAASKLAGMDAICVPGGFGVRGIDGKVGALRYGRENGIPTLGLCLGLQCMVIEYARNVCGWSDANSAEFDEATSHPVVATMAEQRDVVAGNRDMGGTMRLGLYPAKLAEGSLVAEIYAAPYVDERHRHRYEVNNAYRLELEARGLDMSGTSPDGRLVEFVELPRSVHPFYVGTQAHPEFRSRPARAHPLFAGLIAAALVKRTADKAPLAVEARLK